The genomic segment CAGCTTTGATTTCATCTGCTTTTGCTTGCAGCTTCGATTTATCAACGACAGGTTCGGTTGGTGTTGTATCTACCGTAATAGTCTTTGTCGCTTTGGCTGACTTGCCGTCTACTGTCGTCGCTGTTACCTCAACTGTGTATTCACCATCTTGTAAATCTTGGGTCGGTGTAAATGCCCAGTTGCCTTCTGTATCAACTGTTACTGTTGGAGTATCTACTACATTGCCAGCTTTGTCTTTAATCTCAACGGTGACCTTAGATCCCGCTGTTGACGTTCCTTTGAACACTGGCTTCGTTACAGTGACTGGATTGGCACTTGGTTCAGTAATCGTAAGTGTCGCCCCAGGATACTCAACATTTTTGTTAAATAGATCTACTGGAGCACCGTTTGTACCTTTTAAGTTCCCCAACCCATCATAGGAAATGTTTACTGCTTTATTGGTAACATTCGTACCTGCTGGCAAGGTGATCACTAGCTTTGTAGCATCGTTTTCGTCAACCTTGAAAGTTAGACCACCGTTTTCTACAGCTGTACCATCAACTGTAATGGTAAATCCAGTTAAATCGGTTAACTCCACTCCGCGATCAAACGTCACCGTTATTTTATTGCCATCCGCTACTGTTTCCTCAATTGTAGCAGCTGTTGGTACGGGTACAGTTGCGGCAATCGTAAAATAATTGCCATTAGCAAATTCAGCACTATCAAGTGTTGCTGTGCCATCTGTTAGTGGATAGAATGCATCGTTTTGATCGAATTGCTCATCCTCACTAACAACCAGATAAAAAGGCCAAGCAGAAGCACCTGCTACTTTGTCTACGTGCAGCGTAATGTCTGTATCTTGCCAATTCGTTTTCTCTACTTTATAGGTGCGTCCAATACGTTTTAGACTTTCTGTATCTTTTGTTATTGGAGTCTCGAATGTAACGTCTCCACCGTTATCGCTAAAAACAAAGAATGATTTATCTTCTGCAATCGTCTTGGTATTCAGGGCATTCGTCTCTTGAATCGCATTGCCTATTGCAATCGTGACATTGGAACCGTCAACCTGAGATTTCGATTGCTTTTGATACAAAGCACCTACTTCATCACGACCGATCCCTGTTATGCGGTTGCCGTAGCCAGTGTTGTTGCTAGCTTTCCACATCGTTGAGCCATCGCTAGCGACATAATCAATCGGAGCATTATTTTCATCTTTCAATGTCAATCCGTATTTTAAAGCAAGGTAACTGTTGACTTTGTTTCGGTCTTCATCAGTCAATTTACGGTTATAAAGGATCGTTTCAGACATCTTCCCGTAAAATCGACTGTTATGACCTGCACCAAAATAATAAGGTTTACTTCCGCTTGTTATCGGAGATGCAAAATTGGGAGTATTACTGTTTGCCGTCTGTAATGCTTTTCCATTTAGCGAAAGCGCCCAATCATTTGGTGCACTCCAGATGTTTAACATCGCTCCATTTTTTAATTGGTAATCACCGACGTCTACGCTCAAGCTACCTTCGTCTCTACCGAAATATGAACTTATCGATTTTCCATTATTAGCTCCATAAACAACTGCAGCTGTATGTCTTCCTCCAAACTCCCATGGAAATCCGCTATATTTGTCACTTGCCTGGACGGAGAATATTTCCCGATCCGTAGCAGCATTATTATTAAAATCAATGGAAGAGCGAGTATAATACCCTTTATTTGAGTCAATTTGGATTCCGCTATTAAAATTCAGAGCGTTAGGCACATTGTCATTGGTACTAGTACCGCTAGGCATCCATGCTCCGCGATCTGCCAAGTCTGTTAATTGGTCGATTTGGTTTCCCGAAAGCACAGCACTGCGTTCTACATCAACCCAAGAGAGTAGGCCTTCACTCACCCCGCCTGGCCCTTGCGTAGGTACCACAGCGGAGATCGTTCCCGTTGCAATCGCGCCACCAACGGCGACTGCTCTTACGTCAGTTGCATCTAAAACGTTATCGGGAGTAAAGTAAACGGTCACTTTTCCTTCGCCGTCTGTTCTTACCATTGACCAGTCTGTGATTGGGTTGCCGTCCGCATCTGTCCATGTTCCTTCTTTACTGTTTGTCAATGTAATCGAAACATCAGCAGCTGCAGACCGGTCAGGGTTGTACGCGGTAACAACTACTTTGTGTTTCCCTGGCTTGTCCGATTTCTCTACTGTCATGTCAATGGATGATGGCGCTTGTCGATAATCACTCGAACCCTCTGGGGTACCGAAGTTGTCTCCAATCGGTGCAAGGTCGTTGACGAAATACCAGCTCAAAATTTCATGCGATTCGTACCAGCTTGAAGTGGAACCAGTGAAACCAGCATAAATTCCATTTGTTTCGCCAAAAATTCCCTTTAGATTGATTCCATTCGCATCAATCAAGGGATCGCTTGGTTTGCTCGCTGAATCGTTCAAGTACACCTTTACATTACTGGATGCACCATCATAATCAATCCAGGCATAATACGTGTTCCCATTCGCCAAAACAAACTTCGGGTTACCGGATTCATCCTTAATATCGTTGAGATTCTTGTACCACGACGGATTGTCATTTACCAAATTTCCATTATAGGCAATTCCAATATAGTTGTTTGATGGATCGAGAAATTTTTGTTGATTATAATTGTTCAGATAGGTGTCAAATTTTATGCCTAGACTTGGACTAACTCCTGCTAGCCCCAGATTGCCACCAAAGCCGCCCAATTTTGTAGGGTCCCCCACGATGGCAAAGGTCATTCCATCAGCGGTATTCGGCAGATTACCGTCAATCCGAAATGAAAATCCTGTGCTAAATGAAAACTCTTCATGCGGTTGGAAGGATTGTTTGTTAAAAACGCTGCCGGTTTGACTTGCTTGCTTCGGAGTCACAACCAATTTTCCATCAAGGATTGTCGAATTTCCATTTAACTGAAATAGTTCTTGCAAAGATGGATTTGAAAAATCATTAATGTCAAACTTGTACGTCAGCCACTTGATAGATTCAGCCGCCTGCACTCTCTCAGGCACTCCTGCCATGGAGAAACTACTTGTTACTAGCGCCAACAAAAGCATGAACACTAGTGGACGTTTCCACCAATTTCGCAGCTTCGTGATTGTTTTCATTGCCCTTTCTTCCTCTCCTCTCACCTTCTGGATATTTTGTGTAAAACTATCTTTTTTCAATAGACTTCTCCTAATTTGTCATCTTAACAGGGGCACCTCTACATAACCTCTACAACGTTCCTAATTCCACCCTGATATATTCTTTATAAGAGGTGTCCTGAAAATCTTGTCGAAGAGTATTCATTATGAGAAAAAATGATATTCTTCGGATTTGGGGCCTAACAATTTTCTTACTACTATTCATTGAGGGTAATCATTGAAATGAAAACAGTCGCATGGAAATGGACGAAAATGATCGTTGTTGCTCTACTAGTCGTAACAGCCCTTCGCTTACTCTGGATGAGTTTCCTCACCACCTTTGACTACGCTGAAAAACCAGTGGCTGTACAAGGCGTGCTTGATTTGCGTGGATGGGAATTCTCGGGATACCAAACATTACGGTTGGATGGGGAGTGGGAGTTCTTCCCTTCTCAGTTCATAGAGGGAAATGGCCTGAAGAAACCTGAGGGGCAGACATACCTCCAAGTACCCAAGCGGTGGGGTGAGGCATTTGTTCATGAGCCGGGAATACCGGACTCCTTCCAATTCGGCACGTATCGACTACGCATCTTGCTTGATCCGGAACAGGAACAGACACTTGGTCTCAGGATCAATGAGCTTCGAACTACCTCGGCTGTCTATGCCAATGGGAAATTAGTCGCCCAGGTAGGACAACCGGCAACCAGCTTCATAGAGCATCAAGCACGCAATATTCCCTATACTGTCAAACTGACACCCGAACAAGGTCAAGTAGAGTTGCTTATCCATGCTTCCAATGATGCCGGGGCAGGAGGAATCACAAAACCTATTCGCTTCGGTACGATAGAAGCTATACAGATGCGGACGATCCTCTCCATCAGTTTGCAACTATTATTACTCGTCGTGTTTCTGATTCATAGTTTATATGCCTTGCTCCTGTACTTCTTGGGCGCCAGAAATAAAGGCTTGGTATATTTCTCGTTGGTTATGATTTGTGGAATATTGACTGTGGTAACAGCGGATGACAAGTTATTATTTGTCTGGTCGCAGTTCGACTATGATTGGACAGTTAAGTTGACGTATCTCGTCTATGTTGGTGCGGTCGCCTTCATACCTCCCTTGTTTCATCATCTGCTTCCTGCTTATCTAAGCAGAAGGATTTTACAAGGTTTCGGTGGCTTGTGCAGCTTATACGCTATGTTCATCCTCTTCGTACCTGCTGGAACTATCTTAGCGATGAGCAGAATGCTCTCTATCGTGATGCTCCTATCCGTCATTATTTCTGCCTACATACTCTGGAAAGCCATTCGGGACAAGGAAGACATTATATTTCTCCTGCTAGCTTGCTTGTTTGTAGGGGTGAATGTGATCTGGACGATTGCTAATGGCATATTAGGCAGAGAATTTGTTCACTACCCCTTCGATCTGATCTTTGCCGTACTTGCTTTTGCGGCATATTGGTTTAGACGATTTTTCCGGGCAACGACTGAGACGAAACATCTTGCGGAGAAATTACAGCAAGAGGATAAGCGCAAGGACGAATTTTTGGTGAATACTTCTCATGAACTGAGAAACCCATTACATGGCATCATCAATATCACTCAAGCGATTATCGAGGATACAAACAATCCCCTTCATGAAGAACACAAAAAGCGTCTGGATATTCTCCTGCATGTCAGCAGACGTCTGACGCTCATGCTAGATGATTTGCTGGATGTAACCCGATTAAAGGAGAACACCATTCGCCTGCACGAGAAAAAATTAAACCTGCAGTCTATCTTCGCTGGTGTTTTCGATATGGCAAAACTGATGCTGGACGGAAAACCGATTGCTTTAAAAGTGGAAATAGACGATTCGTTTCCTTCTGTTCGGGGAGATGAAAACCGGCTTATTCAAATTCTGTTCAATTTGGTGCATAATGCCATTAAATTTACAGATGAAGGAACCATCACGATTCGCGCGACAACGTCTAGGGGATTTGCGCTTATCCAAGTAGAGGATACTGGGGTTGGCATCGAGGAAAAAGCTCTACAAACCATTTTTCAACCTTATGAACAAGCGGAACTGAATTCAATCAGAGCAAGTGGCGGATTCGGGCTTGGCTTACATATTTCCAAACAGTTGGTTGAGCTGCACGGCGGTACTCTATCGGTTCAGTCCACCCTGGGAAAAGGCTCTGCCTTTACTTTTACCCTCCCACTAGCTACAGATTCCGTTCCAATAGAAGAAAGCAGCGCTCAGACATGGATGCAGACTTCACTAGAAATAGCCGCTGCAACGACTGATCGAATCACGACACCGACAGAAACGGTTTCTTCTATGAATAGAAAAGCAAAAATTATCGTTGTGGATGACGACAGTATTAACCTGAACATCCTTCGCAAAATGCTTGAATCAGATCAATATGAAGTAAGCACGGCAACCAGCGCTCAGCAAGCCCTGTCCATGCTGGAACGTAACCCGGTGGATCTGGTCATCTCAGACGTCATGATGCCTCACGTATCCGGCTATGAACTAACACGCATCATCCGGGAACGATTCTCTGTGTTAGAACTGCCTGTCCTGCTCTTGACCGCGCGCAATCGTTCCGAGGATATTGTAGCCGGCTTTCAAGCAGGAGCGAACGACTATGTTAAGAAACCCGTCGATGCTTGGGAATTAAAGGCAAGAGTAAAAGCCTTAACAGAACTTAAAATATCCTTCGATGAACGTTTGCGTATGGAAGGAGCATGGTTACAATCACAAATTGAACCTCATTTTTTATTTAACGCATTAAATTCAATTGCCGCCTTGGGACTTCAGGACTTCACGAAAATGCAAGCATTGCTTGAAGAGTTTAGCAACTATTTGCGTTTGAGCTTCGACTTTCATAATTCTGAACCCGTTATTTCGCTTCACGATGAACTTGATCTTGTTCGATCTTATTTGTATATCGAGAAGCAACGATTTGGCGATCGATTGCAAGTGGAATGGGATCTGGACCCTGATCTCGATTTTTGCTTACCGCCCTTATCCATACAACCGCTAGTCGAAAATGCAATCAAACACGGCTTAATGCAAAGCACAAGTGGGGGAACAGTCTGGATTCACATCAAAGACAAAGAGGAATATTTCGAAGTTTCAATCCAAGACGATGGGGATGGGATAACAGAGGAAGATCTGAATCAACTTTTCAGCCAAACAAGGCATGGCAAAAAAAGAGCAAGCGTAGGTCTGCGAAATATTGAACGGCGACTAAAACAACTATATAACCAGGGATTAACATTTGATAGCTCACCTGAACAAGGTACGATCGTCACTTTCAAAATCCCAAAATAAGGAATAAACTACTTGGTTTATTCCTTATTTTTCTGCTTCCAAAGTTGATACCATTCTGTAATAGCCGGATTAGGCTGTTCTTGCAATTCGTTCCATAACACACTCGTTAATTGATCATATTGCTTGTGAACCGAAGAGTGCCTTCCCATGTCAGCAAATATTTTCATAAGGTAAAAATAGGCTTCTTCCTCGAGCGGATAACGCTGACAAATGTCCAAACATAGCGTGATGGCTTTGTCCCATTCATCATTGGCATAATACCAATCCACCATTTTCACGGCGGTTTGCACCCATTGCAGTTGTAATCTTTGACGCTCGCTTTCTGCCCATATGTAATGATGCTCTTGCAAATAATCTCCTTTACACAGAGCTATCGCTTGTTCATACTCGCCAATCGTCTCCCCAGATAAGGATAAGTCAGAGCGAAAAAACCGCTCAAACTGATCTACATCCAAGATGGTTTGTTCTAGTCTTACCTTATACCCTTCTGATGTATTGCTGAGTTGAAAATATTTACTAAATGGCGCCAAAGTTTTGCGAATATGATAGATAGCCGTATACAATTGATGATAGGCTTTTTCCGGTTCTAGCTCTGGCCAGAGCAACTCAATGATCGCCGTTTTATTAACCGACGTTCCCCTGTGTTGAACCAAATATAAGAACAACTGCTGCACCTTGGCAGTTCGCCAGCGAAGTGGGATTTCCTGGCCTCCATCTACAATCCTTACATGTTGAAACAGACTCATTTGTAAATTCTCCGACTTCTGAAGGGAGAAGGTCGTATGTTCCTCCATCCTGGATTGAATTCGTTTCATTGTATTTTGCAGTCGTTGCTTGCCAACTGGCTTTAAGACATAGTCAAGGGCGTTCAGCTCAAATGCTTTAATTGCATATCTCTCATATGCGGTGACGAAAACTATTTGTAATTGAGGTTTCACTTCCAAAAGCTGTTCGGCCAACTCGATACCGTTTAGCTTTGGTATTTGAATATCCAAAAAGACAATATCAATCTCATTTTTTTCAATCTCTCGTTTGCCGATCATCGGATCCGTATACTTGCCAACAATTTCAAAATCGCCGATATGTAATAACTGATGCTCCAAATAATTTAATGCCAACTCTTCATCGTCGATTAAGATCGCTTTCATCCTGTTCCCCACTTTAATATTCTATCTATTTTCTAAACTATTCCCTCCCTGAACATTTACTAAAACATTCCCGCTCCGCTACTTAGGTTACTGCTCAACTTGCCTTTACCTTTCCTCCCCTTGTATCGTTGAATTTTCATTAAGCCGCACTTTATAAGACTCGCCCCATGCTTTCATTGACATAATGACCGGTTCCAGAGTCCTTCCGAAATCAGTAAGGGAGTATTCCACTCTTGGAGGAACCTCTTTATATATTTCGCGATGAATGATGCCATCCCGTTCAAGCTCTCTTAACTGCAAGGTGAGCATAAATTGCGTGATTCCCGGATTGAGGCGCCTGAATTCATTGAATCTTTTCGTTCCGTTCAGGAGCTGATAGAGAATGATCCCCTTCCACTTTCCACCAATAACATCCAGCGTTGTTTCAACCGGACATGCTTGCATATCTGGACTTACTCCATATTTCTTTCTTCGGTCTCCCATCAGTTTATCCCCCAATGGTTTGATTTTTAATACTATACCATAAAAATATGCGTACTTACTTAAAGTAATTGAATCGATTTACAATGCAACTGTACAACATTTCCTATTTGAGAGGATGGATACCCATGAATACTCACCAAAAGATGAAAGCTGTCGGTGCTTACCGATACCTCCCTATAACCAATCCGGAAAGCCTGATTGATCTGCACTTGGATAAACCGGAACCTACAGGCCGCGATTTGCTTGTACGTGTAAAAGCAATCTCTGTCAACCCTGCAGACGTAGGCGTCCGCGAAAGTCATAACTACGAAGCCGATTCACCGAAAATTCTTGGTTGGGATGCCGCTGGAATCGTAGAACAGGTTGGTCCTGACTGCCAATTGTTTAAACCTGGGGACAAGATCTATTATGCCGGCAGTGTGTCTCGATCAGGCAGCAACAGTGAATTTCACTTAGTTGATGAACGAATTGTGGGAAATATGCCGAGAAGTTTGGATTTCGCTGCCGCTGCCGCCTTACCGCTCACCTCGATAACTGCATGGGAGGGCCTCTTTGATCGTTTAGGAATTAGCGTAAATACAGGCGAAAACAAAAACATACTGATTATCGGTGCAGCTGGAGGAGTAGGATCGATTGCTATTCAACTTGCAAAATTAGCAGGTTTGACCGTCATCGGTACTGCTTCACGTCCAGAGTCAATTCAATGGGTCAAAACTCTCGGTGCGGATTTTATCATAAACCACAACAACCCTTTTCTCCCTCAACTCAAGGAAGTTGGTATTGACACCGTAGATTATATCCTTTGCTTGAATGATACTGTTCAGCATCTTGAAAATATGGCGGAAGTCATTGTCCCCCAAGGTAAAATTTGCTCTATCGTTCCTGCAAATAAGACTACCTGGGCAGGGAGCTTGAAAATGGACTTGCTGTTTTCTAAAAGTGTAACGTTTGTATGGGAGTTCATGTTTACACGGTCCTTGTTTCATACCAATGACATGATCAAACAACACGAATTGTTGAACGAACTGGCGGACTTAATCGATGATGGGAAAATAAAAACTACGCTGACTGAACGACTGGAGCCCATTAATGCAGCAAACCTGCGTTTCGCGCATGAGAAGTTGGAATCTGGACGGACCATTGGAAAAATTGTTTTAGAAAACTTCTGATACAACGAGGACGAAGTAGGCACGTTTGGTTCCAAAACGCGGTAATGTGAATAAACAACGCTAAGGCCCCTTGCTACTATGGGGCCTTTTTGAGTACAACGGTATGTGCTGGCGAGACAAATTCTCCCCAGACTCTGTAAAAACTTGCTTTTACTTGTGATAAGGTTCAGCGTAACGGATCGGACGGTCAATTTTTTTATAACAACTAACAATATATCCACCAACCTAATACAACTGTAAGTGTATCAAGTTGGCGAATCACCATTGTAAGTTAAGTTATCTAGATTAAGAAAATTCATTCCTCAATTCTGTGTAATCTAATATCATCAAGACTTCTCATTTTTTAAATCGGTGTTATCAGAATAACGGATAAGGTTTTATATTAATATTTTTTTATAAGTTCCCCTAATCGATTTGAGACACGCCTTTCGCAACTCCCTAACGATTTGACAGAGATTTTTTTGTGTTGTTTCTTAACCCAATTTCTGATTGTTGGAGAAACTGCAATACCCAGGACGGATAGCTTAAGCCAAGACCTAGCATCATAAATTTTACCACCGATGAATGCATTCTTAGGAGCTATTAATTCATTGGCAGGAGCTTTAAGATTTGGGTTGTTTTGCAATTTGTTTAACATAGTACCGAGACTTGTAACTGCCTGCCCTCCGATTTGTGCGCTCAATGACATTACATCATTGATTTTTGTATGGTCGAGTGCTAATAAACTAACGAGTAATGAACGAGCAACACTATTTGGAATAATATGACCGTGTTTTTGAAGTACATTTATTATGGTTGGTACTGACCTTCGATCCCCTAACCAATAAAGTGCTATTGCTGCTGCTCCCTTTGGAACGGCTCTCTCGGTACCTTTAACTTTACCAATAATCCAATCACGACAAAATTCACGATATTGTTTAGAGCAAGGAGAATCAATATTCGAATATAAAATTACCTCAAAAAAATTAGTTTCTACAGACTCATATAGAGACTCTCCTCGCTCTACATACCTTTTAAACAAACGCAATAATCTTGCATAGTTACCTGTACTCGCTATGTATTCAAAAATTCTCTCCGACAAGTGAGGATGCTCAATAAGATCATCATAAACCCTACCAACAAGCCCGTCCCACTTAATTTTGCCTGCATAATAATAAATTCTTTTTAAAATTTTGTCCCAGTGCCCCACATTTTCCAGTTTTTTCGCTTGTTGGTATAACCTATTAAGCATTTTTTTAAGTTGCGAAGATGTATACATTTTACTTTTTAATGCATCAGCAAATTCATCTAAATCTTGATTGCTATCAAGATGGAATACCTCCACAACCTCATTTGCGGTAAGAAACTTGGTTTTTCCGGAGTTTAATACCAACCTTTGTTCTGCCAAAGATTTTGTAAGTAATCTAACAGTTATCCTTGCCTGAGTTTTATTTCTTACTGCGATAGTTTGATCATCCATCCACCTTACGTAGTTATCTTCACCGAAATGATTTGTAATTTTGACATCATGTTCAAAAAGATATACATGAGCTAATTGTCGGGATGCATCATGTTCTTCTACCGGAAGTCCTATTCTTGGATTAGGCGACAATCCGCAGCTTGGTTTAAATTCCTCCAACATTCTACCCAATAATCCAATAGCTTTACGTGGTAATCCAGCTGGTGATATGTACTCTAGCAAGAGTTCATGATGAACCGATTCAAAGTAATTCGTAATATCTGTTACCACTAACACCGGATGTACTGAGTTAAGCAGCGTCTTTGTTCTGTATTGTTGATATCTCTTCCATAATTTTAGTGGGTCCTCGTAAAAGTCTTTAAAATTATCAGTCGATAAGAATATTTCCCCACCTTTTTGACCGATTGGTTTCACAGTATGCTTCCTCGAAAAAAATACTCCTTTTTTTTGATATTTCCTAAGCCGATTATAGACTTGGTCTGCAATCACTCTATACACCAGTGCATCTTCTAAATGTAGAATTGACAAAGTACGGTAAGCACCTTTAGTTTTAGCCATCTCAAAAGTACTTGGTTTTTTGGGGGTGTACGATCCACTAAGAATACGTTCCCTGACAGTTTTAATTTGATGGTCTAAATTCAACTCATATTCTAAGTAATCTATACAGTCACGTACATTTGCTGTCTTGAGATCTTTACGAATGACCTTCCAAGTATTTTTTAAGTTTCGAAGGCTAAACATCTCATTGAATTCTCGGTCACTTGCCATATTTTTAGCACCTCTTCAATTAGGGACTGAGAGTCAAATTTAAGGTAATGATGCATTTACTTAGCAAGAAAGTACTGTTGATCTTCGAATTTCAAGCATATTCCTCTGTTACTATCGTTCCCCCATAAAAAATCATCGCACCAGCATTTTTCCTCCTCTCCTATCTCTAATATGTTTTTCCACCCGCATCCCTGACACCAAATAAGGGCACTTCCGCATTCTCTACAATTTCCAGCTAAAAATAAAGTTACAATCCCATCAACAACAAAACCATTACTTTGATCCATCACAATACAATCGTTTTCACAACTTGGGCACATCTTCCACATTTCAGGAACAACTAACTCAAGAGCCTCTTCTATGGAAAATATCCTTAAATCTAATCCCGAGAACTGTGCCTTCCTTTCCGCCGGTTTAGTCCAACCTGAGTTAGTAACTATAACAGCTTTATTAGCACCCACAGCATTCGCAAGGGAAAGTACTTCTTCAACAACTTTTACATCCAGTACATTCTTCCTGAGCTTGGCATCAATCAATATCCCTAGTTTATGACCCTTACCCATTATTTCCCACCATACATCTATCTGTCTTGGCTGCCCAGTAACTAGGTCAGGCAACGTAATATTTTTTTCCACCTTACCAATTTGCTCCATCTGTCTGTAAAGTTCCCCCACTGCTTCTTGGTATTCTTGCCATTTCATTCAAAACACGCCCTTTCCTCCAAGTTTTGTCTGTCTATCAGCGATTTATTTTTTACATATTTTCGCATTCTCAATGAAGTTAATGATTTTATCTATCACGCACTGATAATCTTTTTTAACCTCATGTTCCCAAACTCTCAATATGTTCCAACCAATTGAAACGTAGTAATTGTTCACTTCTAAATCCCGTTGCTTATTCTTGTTTAGTTTTTCAATCCAATATTGTGTGTTTGTTTTCGGTATTACAGCATGTGCGGGGCAGTAGTGCCAAAAACATGAATCCAGAAAGATAACAACTCGATATTTCTTTATTGAAAAATCAGGTCTTCCCACAAGCGTTTTCACATTTCTCCGAATTCTAATACGCCTACTCCAAAGCTCTCGGCTTACTCTGTCTTCCAATTTGGACACTGATCTTATTTTGCTCATCATCCTGCTTCTTACTTCCTTTGAAACAATGTCTGCCATCACCATCACCCCACAAGTAAAAGAGATAATAACAAAAATGGACTTAGTTTTCCTAAGCCCGATAGCATCAACTTGGTTATTCTCTTCAATTATATCTCTTAGTTCTTCTTCTGTGAAAAGTGGATTAAGCCGATCAAGCATAGCACGACAATTTGGATATACTGAGATTAAATTCTTCGCCAGATTCATGATATAGTCTAGCCCCAACATGGAGATTAACCTGGTATCCAGTACGAAATCCAATACACTATATCCGAATAATTCACTTTTCTCCGGCATCATAGATACTTTGTCCATTTCCAAATTTCCATTGCTGGTACCCAGCAGGTTTGAACCCAACTCCAAGTACTGCAGCAGCTGTCCCACTGGTGCTTCCGGTTATCGGTTTTATCACTTTATATTTAGCCCCAATACGTTCCACATGTCCTTGATTTGCTAAGATTTCAAGATCACGGTAAATCCAGCCGCTAGGATCTGGTTTCTCTAAAATTGAACCCTCCAACAATGTCATCCTTTCTCCCGCTTTTGCAGATTTGTCATAGAATCCACTTGCTTGGTTAAGAAAAACATTAGCTGTCTTGTTACTAGAGCTAGAGGCAAAGAGCTTTGGTTTTAAAAACATACATGTTCCTCCGAAGTTGTTTTGTTTTGCAATTATTAGCGTGTAAGAAAATCAATTTCTTCTTGGCTAAGCCCTCGGTATATTCCACATCCATGGGTTTTGG from the Brevibacillus brevis genome contains:
- a CDS encoding hybrid sensor histidine kinase/response regulator, whose amino-acid sequence is MKTVAWKWTKMIVVALLVVTALRLLWMSFLTTFDYAEKPVAVQGVLDLRGWEFSGYQTLRLDGEWEFFPSQFIEGNGLKKPEGQTYLQVPKRWGEAFVHEPGIPDSFQFGTYRLRILLDPEQEQTLGLRINELRTTSAVYANGKLVAQVGQPATSFIEHQARNIPYTVKLTPEQGQVELLIHASNDAGAGGITKPIRFGTIEAIQMRTILSISLQLLLLVVFLIHSLYALLLYFLGARNKGLVYFSLVMICGILTVVTADDKLLFVWSQFDYDWTVKLTYLVYVGAVAFIPPLFHHLLPAYLSRRILQGFGGLCSLYAMFILFVPAGTILAMSRMLSIVMLLSVIISAYILWKAIRDKEDIIFLLLACLFVGVNVIWTIANGILGREFVHYPFDLIFAVLAFAAYWFRRFFRATTETKHLAEKLQQEDKRKDEFLVNTSHELRNPLHGIINITQAIIEDTNNPLHEEHKKRLDILLHVSRRLTLMLDDLLDVTRLKENTIRLHEKKLNLQSIFAGVFDMAKLMLDGKPIALKVEIDDSFPSVRGDENRLIQILFNLVHNAIKFTDEGTITIRATTSRGFALIQVEDTGVGIEEKALQTIFQPYEQAELNSIRASGGFGLGLHISKQLVELHGGTLSVQSTLGKGSAFTFTLPLATDSVPIEESSAQTWMQTSLEIAAATTDRITTPTETVSSMNRKAKIIVVDDDSINLNILRKMLESDQYEVSTATSAQQALSMLERNPVDLVISDVMMPHVSGYELTRIIRERFSVLELPVLLLTARNRSEDIVAGFQAGANDYVKKPVDAWELKARVKALTELKISFDERLRMEGAWLQSQIEPHFLFNALNSIAALGLQDFTKMQALLEEFSNYLRLSFDFHNSEPVISLHDELDLVRSYLYIEKQRFGDRLQVEWDLDPDLDFCLPPLSIQPLVENAIKHGLMQSTSGGTVWIHIKDKEEYFEVSIQDDGDGITEEDLNQLFSQTRHGKKRASVGLRNIERRLKQLYNQGLTFDSSPEQGTIVTFKIPK
- a CDS encoding S-layer homology domain-containing protein, which gives rise to MKTITKLRNWWKRPLVFMLLLALVTSSFSMAGVPERVQAAESIKWLTYKFDINDFSNPSLQELFQLNGNSTILDGKLVVTPKQASQTGSVFNKQSFQPHEEFSFSTGFSFRIDGNLPNTADGMTFAIVGDPTKLGGFGGNLGLAGVSPSLGIKFDTYLNNYNQQKFLDPSNNYIGIAYNGNLVNDNPSWYKNLNDIKDESGNPKFVLANGNTYYAWIDYDGASSNVKVYLNDSASKPSDPLIDANGINLKGIFGETNGIYAGFTGSTSSWYESHEILSWYFVNDLAPIGDNFGTPEGSSDYRQAPSSIDMTVEKSDKPGKHKVVVTAYNPDRSAAADVSITLTNSKEGTWTDADGNPITDWSMVRTDGEGKVTVYFTPDNVLDATDVRAVAVGGAIATGTISAVVPTQGPGGVSEGLLSWVDVERSAVLSGNQIDQLTDLADRGAWMPSGTSTNDNVPNALNFNSGIQIDSNKGYYTRSSIDFNNNAATDREIFSVQASDKYSGFPWEFGGRHTAAVVYGANNGKSISSYFGRDEGSLSVDVGDYQLKNGAMLNIWSAPNDWALSLNGKALQTANSNTPNFASPITSGSKPYYFGAGHNSRFYGKMSETILYNRKLTDEDRNKVNSYLALKYGLTLKDENNAPIDYVASDGSTMWKASNNTGYGNRITGIGRDEVGALYQKQSKSQVDGSNVTIAIGNAIQETNALNTKTIAEDKSFFVFSDNGGDVTFETPITKDTESLKRIGRTYKVEKTNWQDTDITLHVDKVAGASAWPFYLVVSEDEQFDQNDAFYPLTDGTATLDSAEFANGNYFTIAATVPVPTAATIEETVADGNKITVTFDRGVELTDLTGFTITVDGTAVENGGLTFKVDENDATKLVITLPAGTNVTNKAVNISYDGLGNLKGTNGAPVDLFNKNVEYPGATLTITEPSANPVTVTKPVFKGTSTAGSKVTVEIKDKAGNVVDTPTVTVDTEGNWAFTPTQDLQDGEYTVEVTATTVDGKSAKATKTITVDTTPTEPVVDKSKLQAKADEIKAENLKEEEYTSASWAELKQALEKANAVLADPNATQQEVDEALAALTKAREGLKKPDEPTPTVDKTKLQAKADEIKAENLKEEEYTSASWAELKQALEKANAVLADPNATQQEVDEALAVLTKARDGLKKPDEPTPTVDKTKLQAKADDIKAEQLKEEEYTSASWAELKQGLEKADAVLADPNATQQEVDEALSALKKAREGLKKPSVPTPTPTPTVDKSKLQAKADEIQSENLTGEDYTSESWEELQKALRKADAILADPNATQEEVDKALSALTKAREGLQKPDEPTPTPTVDKSKLQARVDEIDDEDLDEDDYTSSSWRKLEKALNRAKDVLEDPDATQDEVDEALAELKKARRGLESVDKRDRDRDKERKKDRDSTNHVQNPFFTGGGSGNVEPKPSEPVKEENDQTGYMNGYPTGNFDPNRQVTRAEMAMILVNTGMVKTTSVSGMFMDVADQHWAADAIRRANEAGLMNGYSNGMFNPGGGITRAEMATIVYKHLGLNGDGMPNNFYDVPADHWATQIIAAVSKEGYMAGYPDGTFHPQKTLTRAETVTIINRLLNHSQLSTVIGQSWPDVPPTHWAYKDIEAATKK